Genomic segment of Nitrosopumilaceae archaeon AB1(1):
TACCCGTACTGTAAATCAAATGATCTGGACAGTGTTGGATCGTCTTTTTTCTCTCTAATGTAGAATGGTTTGAGCTTTAATGGCCAGTCTGTTAGAAAATAAAAACCAGTATGATTACTCCCTAGTATTCGCAGTTGCGAGTCTGTCAAATCATCTCCAAATTTTATCTTCTGCCCACTAGATTCCAACTCTTCTACTGCCTGTGTGTATGTGATCTTTTCAAATGGTACACTTGGTGGTGTGATATTCACACCAATCTGTTCTTGTAATTTGATTGTAGATTTGCTTAAATCCTTGTATAATTCAGTTATTAATTTCTCTAGTAAATTCATGACATCTGTATAATCCATGAATGCTGCCTCTACATCTACACTAGTAAATTCTGCCAAATGTCTTCCTGTGTGTGATTTCTCTGCTCGATAAAATGATGCAATCTCAAATACTCGCTCTAGACCTAATGTCATCTGTTCTTTATACAACTGTGGACTCTGTGCAAGATATGCCTGTTTTCCAAAATATTTTAAATCAAATAAATCTGCTCCGCCCTCACTAGCACTACCAATAATTTTCGGTGTTGTAATCTCTAAAAATAAATTATCAGATAATGTTTTACGCAGAGACTGTAATGTGTAATGACGTATCTTAAATAATGCGCTAATCCTTGGATTTCTCATATCAAGTGCACGTGAGTTTAATCGATTATCTATGTCGCTCTCCAATCTACCTGTGGGATCTATTGGAAGACGTGCAGACGCATGTGATAGTATGTTTATCTCTGATGCGACAATCTCAAATGTAAAATCCCTTGCCCTTGTCTGCTGAACACTACCTGTTATACGTACAACACTCTGACGATTAACTGAATTCATCTCATTATTAATCTCGCCCTTTAGTATGACCTGTGCCCTGCCAGTAGAGTCGTGTAGAATCAGAAATGCCATGTTTTTCATCTTTCTTACATCCTCTATCCATCCACAAACAGTCACATCTCCTGTAGATTCTGTTATTTCACCTAGCGTATGTGTTCGGTTAAATTTCATATATTCATTATTCTATTCTTACATTTAAACTCCGTTGAACGCAAATATATCGTGTAATCTTTATGAGCAAGTCTAGAATAAAAAACACATTCATGTCATTACTTGAGATTCAGAATTTATCTACATCTTACAATACAGACGGTACCGATGTTGATATTCTTGATGATATCAACTTGTCAATAAATTTTGGTGAATCACTAGGTATTGCAGGGGAGAGTGCGTGTGGAAAGAGTACACTTGGTCTGAGTATAATTCGCATGCTCACTGATGGTAAAATCACTTCAGGTGATATTTTGCTTGACGGAGTATCTATTCTGCAAAAAAGTGATTCAGAGTTTGATGATACATATCGTTGGAAAAAGATATCTATGATATTTCAGGGGGCGATAAATTCTCTAAATCCTGTATTTACCATAAAAAAACAAATGTATGAATTATTAAATACTCACAAATATCCTCACAACTTTGATGATGCTATTAGGGAGTCTCTAAAAAACGTAAATCTTGATGACTCTGTTTTAGATTCTTATCCTCATGAACTTAGCGGTGGTATGATTCAACGTGTGGTAATTGCTATGGCTATAATCTTAAAACCACAAATAATAATAGCAGACGAGCCGACAACCTCACTTGACGTATTAATTCAAGCACAAATTATCAATTTATTTAAAAAATTAAAGAGGCAGGGTGTGAGCATTATTCTAATTACTCATGATCTTGGAGTTCTCTCTGAGATATCTGAAAAAATCGCCATCATGTATGCTGGCCGTATAGTTGAATTTGGTCCATCTAGCATGATATATTCTGCTCCTCAGCATCCGTACACACAAGAACTGTTGGCATCTATACCAAAACTTGAAGGTCCAAAACCCCTATCAATTCCTGGAACCCCACCAAATCTTGCTGATATTGGGACTGGTTGTAGATTTGCCCCTAGGTGTAAACACGTCATGGAAAAATGTAATACAAATCCACCGAATTTCAAAGTTAAATCTAGTTATTCTTCTTGTTGGTTATCTGAATAATTTCCAACTATTGGTAGGTACGAATATACAAAACATAACACTTCTGTGCGTATAACTTTTTTTTATATAGGTGCTCAAATTCGATTCTCACCAATTGTAAATGATATTGTCTATACTTTTTCTCTCTATTCCCATACAAATTCTACCTTGCCAAGACTCTGGTTAAAGAGTGTCTTCAAATCACTTGCAATTGCAATATGACTAAATTGTTAACTAGTATTTTTTGCATCAAGTAATGACTCAAGGTAAATTCTTCTTTTGTGTGCCAAGTCTCCAATCTTTCTACTNGTGTGAACAAATTGGCTAATTTTGATGATCTAATCACATATGGGATGATATTCTGATTTATTCATTATGTAATAATTACTAGTGTTGTATTTT
This window contains:
- the aspS gene encoding aspartate--tRNA(Asn) ligase, encoding MKFNRTHTLGEITESTGDVTVCGWIEDVRKMKNMAFLILHDSTGRAQVILKGEINNEMNSVNRQSVVRITGSVQQTRARDFTFEIVASEINILSHASARLPIDPTGRLESDIDNRLNSRALDMRNPRISALFKIRHYTLQSLRKTLSDNLFLEITTPKIIGSASEGGADLFDLKYFGKQAYLAQSPQLYKEQMTLGLERVFEIASFYRAEKSHTGRHLAEFTSVDVEAAFMDYTDVMNLLEKLITELYKDLSKSTIKLQEQIGVNITPPSVPFEKITYTQAVEELESSGQKIKFGDDLTDSQLRILGSNHTGFYFLTDWPLKLKPFYIREKKDDPTLSRSFDLQYGYLGLSSGGTRLHDAKTIKSRLEEQQLNPKELSKHLETFEWGMPPHSGWGMGLERLLMVLTKTDNLRELILYPRDADRLFP
- a CDS encoding ABC transporter ATP-binding protein gives rise to the protein MSKSRIKNTFMSLLEIQNLSTSYNTDGTDVDILDDINLSINFGESLGIAGESACGKSTLGLSIIRMLTDGKITSGDILLDGVSILQKSDSEFDDTYRWKKISMIFQGAINSLNPVFTIKKQMYELLNTHKYPHNFDDAIRESLKNVNLDDSVLDSYPHELSGGMIQRVVIAMAIILKPQIIIADEPTTSLDVLIQAQIINLFKKLKRQGVSIILITHDLGVLSEISEKIAIMYAGRIVEFGPSSMIYSAPQHPYTQELLASIPKLEGPKPLSIPGTPPNLADIGTGCRFAPRCKHVMEKCNTNPPNFKVKSSYSSCWLSE